The Amblyomma americanum isolate KBUSLIRL-KWMA chromosome 5, ASM5285725v1, whole genome shotgun sequence genome window below encodes:
- the LOC144134744 gene encoding uncharacterized protein LOC144134744 → MFVCYTRFRHHDNMSRGLFNEVLIIEVSKRPLLWDVKDNFRNKSTKESLWEEVRDAIRAIDDTVTVEEIIARWKNLKDTYRRKTKDEKDGKKTGSGATAKTAWPHLKQMEFLRDSMETRREPRAGGQRSSRDEPRQLQPSIARLERSRSIAK, encoded by the exons ATGTTTGTATGCTACACGCGCTTCCGACACCACGACAACATGTCGCGTGGACTGTTCAATGAGGTGCTGATCATCGAAGTATCCAAGCGCCCACTTCTATGGGATGTTAAAGATAACTTCCGCAATAAGTCGACCAAGGAGTCCCTTTGGGAAGAAGTGAGGGACGCAATTCGAGCAATTGACGACACCG TAACAGTTGAGGAGATTAttgctcggtggaaaaatctaaaAGATACGTACAGGCGAAAAACTAAAGACGAAAAAGATGGGAAGAAGACTGGGTCAGGAGCCACTGCAAAGACGGCCTGGCCACATTTAAAGCAGATGGAGTTCCTGAGGGACTCCATGGAAACGAGACG TGAGCCACGTGCAGgtggccagcgcagcagccgagacgagccacgccagctgcagcccagCATCGCCAGGCTCGAAAGAAGTAGAAGCATCGCCAAATGA